The Streptomyces tubercidicus DNA segment GGACCCCGGCAGCTGCCGGCCCTGTCCGGTCTCGATCAGCTCGGCGGCACCGAGCGCCTCCGCCGCCCGCTTCTTGTACCGCTTGTACTTGGCGTACGCCGCCGACTCGGTGTCGCCGTCCGCCGCGGACTTCTCGCTGGCGGCCGCCTGCTTGTAGAACGAGGCGCTCTGCCGCAGCAGGGCGGACTGCTGGACCTCCGAGCCGACCGCGCCGGTGAAGGACAGCGGGGCCTCGGCGGCGGTGGGCCGGTCACCCCGGCCGGGCGCGGCGGCCCGGACGCCGTCGGCGCGGGCCGGGTTGCGGTCGTCGGAGCCGCCGCCGGAGCGGTCGTCCTCCGCGGACTCGTCCCCGTAGCGGTCACCGGCGTACCGGTCGTCCGGCCGCTCGTTCCCGTCCGGGTATCCGCCGGGCGCCGGGGCGCCCGCCTTCTGGCCGGCCTGCTGGCGGTCGGTGCCGTCGCTCTTCCAGCCGGCGTCCGCGAGCAGCTCCTTGGCCGCCCCGGCGTCCTGCTCGCCGAGCGCGTCGCTGTGGTCCGCGTAGCCGTACTGCCCGGCCATCAGCAGATGGCTGCCGAGCGGCTTGGACGGCAGGTCGAGCGGCTTGAGGACGGTGTCCGCGAGCGCCTGCCGGTCCAGGGCACGGGCCACCGCCCGGCGCACCCGGTCGTCGGCCAGCGGCCCGCTGCTGCCGTTGAGGGCGAGCTGGGTGTAGGCGGGCTCCAGCGCCTTGCGGATGGTGTAGCCGCGCAGCGCGGAGCTCTCGGCCGCGGCGGCCTTGGCGTCCGTACGGGCACCGGTGCGGGCGCCGCCCTGCGGGCCCGCGTGGCCGTCGGCTCCGGGCGAGCCGGGGCCTGCCGGGCGCCGGGCGGAGGCGACCCGCTTCGCGGCGACCTGGTCGACCGCGGCGACATCGACGCTCCCCTCGGCCAGCGCCGCGGCCCGCTTGTCACCGGGCAGCGACTGCAGCACGATCCGCTGGAGCTTGGCGGTGTCGCCCCACCACTCCGGATTGCGGACGAGGACGACGCGGCCCTCCTTGACGTCCCGCTTCTGGACGAGGAAGGGGCCGGCGCCGACCTTGAGCTGCTCCCGTGCGCCGTCGTTGAAGGCGTCGGCGCTGCCCATCACGCTCTGGGGGTAGAGCGGGGTGAACAGCGAGCGCCAGTCGGCGTAGGGCCGCGCGAAGGTGACCTTGACCTCGTGGGCGTTCGCGCCCTGCTCGACCTTGCCGATCCGGTCGTAGCCGGCGTTACGGGCGGTCCAGTAGGCGTTGTTCTTGCCGCGCAGCGCGGTCCACTGGGCGATGAAGTCGGCGGCGGTGACCGCCCGGCCGTCGCTCCACCGCGCCTTGGGGTTGATCTTGTACGTGACGACCTGCTTGGGGTCGCGGGTGCTGACGTCCGCGGCGTCGAGGAAGTCGGCGTTGCGCTGCGGTCTGCCGCTCGCGTCGATGGTGAACATGCTGGGCAGCACCGCACCGGCGATCCGCGCGGTGGTCGCGTCGGCGTCGGACTGGAAGGCGTTGAGGGTGCCGGGCATCGCGTCGACGGCCCAGCGCAGGGTGCCGCCGTCCTTCAGCTCGCCGCGGGGTGCGGGGGCGATGTCCTGGGACGCCGCGACGGATGCCTCCCGGGCGTCGTCGCTGCATCCGGTCAGGGCCGGCAGCGGGAGCAGCACCCCCGCCGCGATGAGCGCGGCACAGCGGCGTCTGCGGCACACCGCGCGGCGGCCTGCGGGGTGATCGTGGTCGGTCATGACGGTTACCTCCGGGCTCGCCCGCGCCGCACCGAACACCGCCTGGGGCTGACCGGCGCACCACGTTCGGCCGATTTTGCGGCTCATCACATCTATGGCACCCCTACTGAAAGCGACCGCGCCCGGACCGGCGGCCCGACACGGCGGCCACCGCACCAAGGCCACCCGCCCGGCCCAACACAGAGCCCCCGGCGCGGGTCACGGCGGGGTTCAGAGCCGGGTTCACGGGGGTGCGGGCAGCCCTCCGCGCGCCCCCTGTCCCGTATCGGCGTTCGACCCCCGCCGGGGCGCATGGTTGCCGGAACGCACCGGTTCGAGTCGTAATCGCGCTGGACCCCTTCCCAACGCCTACTGTGACGCGCGACACTCTCGGGCGCATGAGATCGCCCACCACACCTTCAAAAGTGAGGGCACGTTATATGTCCCTTCAGGACGCAATGACGGCGGTTGAGCGCAGCCTGGACGACCTGGTCCGGTCGGTGGGCACACTGGAGACGCAGCTCGGCGCCGGGCTGGACATCCGCCGGGTCCGTACGGACACCGACCATCTGCGCGAGAGTCTCACCCTGCTGAAGCAGAGCGTGGCGGCCGCTCCCCCCGCCCACCGGCGCACGCCCGAGGTCGAGATGGTGCCGATCTCCGACGCCCCGTACGACTCCGCGCTGTGGACCGACGCCCAGGACGAGGGCCTCGGGTGCCGGAACGGGCATGCGCCCTAGGCGGACAGGCCCTAGGGGAAATCCCCTGGTGGAGGCCCCTTAGGGGGTGGCTTCGCCCCACTCAGACCCCTACCCCGTTGCCGCCCTGGCGGAAGCATTCCGGCCGCTTTGGACGGAAGCGGTCCAGCCCGAGCGCCCTTCACGGAGACCGACGTTGGCCACTGGCACCGAACCCTCATCGCAAGCGGGCGCGAACGGCGTGCACACCGCCTCGCGCGCCGCCATCCCCGCCCGTCATCTGCGCACCGACCGCTGGTGGCTGGCGCCGGCCGGCACCGCCGCCGGACTGCTCGCATTCATCGTCTACTCGACCTGGCGGGCGTTCTCGAACGCCGACTACTACGCCGCGCCCTATGTCTCGCCGTTCTACTCACCGTGTCTGGCGGAGAACTGCCACACCATGCGCGGCGGCCCCAACTGGGAGATCTTCGGCAGCTGGTGGGTCCTGTCCCCCTCCCTGCTGATCCTGATCTTCCCGCTGGGCTTCCGGCTGACCTGCTACTACTACCGCAAGGCCTACTACCGCGGCTTCTGGGCCTCGCCCCCGGCCTGCGCGGTCGCCGAACCGCACACGAAGTACACCGGTGAGACCCGCTTCCCGCTGATCCTGCAGAACATCCACCGCTACTTCTTCTACTTCGCGATCCTGGTCGCCGGTGTCCTGACCTACGACACCGCGCTGACCTTCCGCGACGAGAACTACGCCTGGGGCCATATGGGCCTGGGCAGCCTCATCTTCCTCGTCAACATCGCGCTGATCTGGGCGTACACCCTCTCCTGCCACTCCTGCCGGCACATCATCGGCGGCCGGCTGCGGCACTTCTCCAAGCACCCGGTGCGCTACCGGATGTGGGGCTGGGTCGGCAGGCTCAACGAGCGGCACATGGTGCTCGCGTGGTCCTCGCTGATCAGCGTGGCCGTCGCGGACTTCTATGTCTTCCTTCTGGCCAGCGGGGCGTTCGCGGACCCGCGCTTCTTCTGACGACAGCAACTCCTAAGGAAAGGTGTGCCCTCTGATGGCGCATGTGGACCGGCAGGCATGGGACGTGGTCGTGGTGGGCGCCGGCGGCGCCGGACTGCGGGCCGCGATCGAGGCCCGCGAAGCCGGTATGCGGACGGCCGTGATCTGCAAGTCCCTGTTCGGCAAGGCCCATACGGTGATGGCCGAGGGCGGTATCGCGGCCAGCATGGGCAACGCCAACGAGCATGACAACTGGCAGGTCCACTTCCGGGACACCATGCGCGGCGGCAAGTTCCTCAACCAGTGGCGGATGGCCGAGCTGCACGCCCGGGAGGCGCCCGACCGGGTGTGGGAGCTGGAGACCTGGGGCGCGCTCTTCGACCGGACCGCGGACGGCCGGATCTCCCAGCGCAACTTCGGCGGCCATGAGTACCCGCGCCTGGCGCATGTCGGCGACCGTACGGGCCTGGAGCTGATCCGCACCCTCCAGCAGAAGATCGTCTCGCTGCAACAGGAGGACGAGAAGGAGTTCGGCGCGCACGACGCCCGGTTGAAGGTCTTCCAGGAGTGCACCGTCACCCGCGTCCTCAAGACAGACGGCCGGGTCTCCGGCGCCTTCTGCTACGAGCGGGAGTCCGGCCGCTTCTTCGTACTGGAGGCGCCCGCGGTGGTGCTGGCCACCGGCGGTATCGGCAAGTCCTTCAAGGTGACCTCGAACTCCTGGGAGTACACCGGCGACGGTCATGCGCTGGCGCTGCTGGCCGGGGCGCCGCTGATCAACATGGAGTTCGTGCAGTTCCACCCCACCGGCATGGTCTGGCCGCCTTCGGTGAAGGGCATCCTGGTCACCGAGTCCGTCCGCGGCGACGGCGGGGTGCTGCGCAACAGCGACGGCAAGCGCTTCATGTTCGACTACATCCCGGACGTCTTCAAGGAGAAGTACGCGCAGACCGAGGACGAAGGCGACCGCTGGTACGAGGACCCGGACCGCAACCGCCGCCCGCCCGAGCTGCTGCCCCGCGACGAGGTGGCGCGGGCCATCAACGCCGAGGTCAAGGCGGGCCGCGGCTCCCCGCACGGCGGCGTCTATCTGGATGTCTCCACCCGGATGCCGGCCGAGGTGATCAAGCGCCGGCTGCCCTCGATGCACCACCAGTTCAAGGAACTGGCGGATGTGGACATCACCGCCGAGCCGATGGAGGTCGGCCCGACCTGTCACTACGTGATGGGCGGGGTGGACGTGGACCCGGACACCGCGGCGGCGACCGGCGTGCCGGGCCTGTTCGCGGCCGGCGAGGTGGCCGGCGGGATGCACGGCTCCAACCGGCTCGGCGGCAACTCACTGTCCGATCTGCTGGTCTTCGGCCGCCGGGCCGGACTGCACGCGGCCGAGTACGCGGCGTCGCTCACCGACCGGCCGGTCCCCGATCCGCTCCAGATCGACACGGCCGAGGCGGAGGCGCTGCGCCCGTTCAGCGCCGAGGACACCGCGGACGGCGCGGACGGCGGCCGGGTCCCGGCCGAGAACCCGTACTCCCTGCACCAGGAGCTCCAGCAGGCGATGAACGACCTGGTCGGCATCATCCGCAAGGAGGGCGAGATGTTCGAGGCCCTCAAGCGGCTGGCCGATCTGCGGGTACGGGCCCGGCGGGCCGGTGTCGAGGGGCACCGGCAGTACAACCCGGGCTGGCATCTCTCGCTCGATCTGCGGAACATGCTGCTGGTCAGCGAGTGTGTGGCACGGGCGGCGCTGGAGCGCGAGGAGAGCCGCGGCGGGCACACCCGGGACGACCATCCGGCGATGGACCGGCACTGGCGCCAGATCAACCTGGTCTGCGAACTCGCCGATCCGCAGGGCGATTCACGGGCCGCGGACCCGGCGCTGGGCCAGATCCGGCTGTCCCGCCGGGAGAACCCGCCGATCCGCCGCGATCTGCTGGAACTGTTCGAGAAGGACGAGCTGGCGAAGTATCTGACCGACGAGGAGCTGAGCCGGTGAGCCAGGCGCAGACAGAGCAGCAGTCCGGGACCTACCAGGCGCACTTCCGGGTGTGGCGGGGCGACGCGGACGCCGGGGACCTGGCGGATTTCACCGTCGAGGTGCACGAGGGCGAGGTGGTGCTGGACATCATCCACCGCCTCCAGGCGACCCAGGCACCCGATCTCGCCGTGCGCTGGAACTGCAAGGCGGGCAAGTGCGGTTCGTGCAGCGCGGAGATCAACGGGCGGCCGCGGCTGATGTGTATGACCCGGATGTCGGTGTTCGACCGTACGGAGACGATCACGGTCACCCCGATGCGGGCCTTCCCGGTCGTCCGTGACCTGGTCACCGATGTGTCCTTCAACTACACCAAGGCCCGTGAGATCCCGTCGTTCATGCCGCCGCCGGAGCTGGCGCCGGGTGAGTACCGCATGCAGCAGGAGGACGTCGGCCGCTCGCAGGAGTTCCGTAAGTGCATCGAGTGCTTTCTGTGCCAGGACACCTGCCATGTGGTGCGTGACCACGAGGAGAACAAGACCGCGTTCGCCGGTCCGCGCTTCCTGATGCGGATCGCCGAACTCGATATGCATCCGCTGGACGCGGCGCCGGAGTCGGGTGTCGACCGCAAGGCCACCGCCCAGGACGAGCACGGTCTGGGCTACTGCAACATCACCAAGTGCTGCACCGAGGTCTGCCCCGAGCACATCAAGATCACCGACAATGCGCTGATCCCGCTCAAGGAGCGCGCCGCGGACCGTAAGTACGACCCGCTGGTGTGGCTCGGGAACAAGATCCGGCGCCGTAGCGAATGACCTGACGGGCGGCGCGCGGGGCCGGTGTCACACCCGGCCCCCGCGCCGCCCGACCGGTGCTCAGAACAGGCTCAGCAGGGCCTCCGCCGGATCCACCGGCGCCGACTCCCCGTCGGGCAGGGCGAGTTCGAACCATACGGTCTTGCCGCGCGGGGTCCGGCGGCTGCCCCAGCCCTCGCTCAGCAGGCCGACCAGCTGGAGTCCGCGGCCGCCCTCGTCGGTGTCGCGGGCCCGGCGGCGGCGCGGCTGGGCGAGATCGGCGTCCCAGACCTCGCAGACCAGTGAGCGGTCCAGCAGCAGACGCAGCCGGATCTCGCCGTGGCCGTGCCGCAGCGCATTGGTCACCAGCTCGCTGACCAGCAGCTCCGTGGTGTCGACCAGATCCTGCAGACCCCAGTCCGTGAGCTGGTCGCGGGCCAGCTCCCGGGCGCGGGCCACCGAACGCGCCTCCGGCGCCAGATTCCAGTCGCCCACCGCGTCCTTGGGCAGCCCCTGCACCCGCGCCATCAGCAGCGCGATGTCGTCCTCACCGTGCGAGGTGTCCAGGGCGTTCAGGACGTGGTCGCAGGCGTCCTCCAGCGGGCGGTCGGCGCCCGAGAGGGCCGTACGGAACGCCCGCAGCCCCTCGTCCAGCGGATGGTGGCGGGACTCCACCAGCCCGTCGGTGTAGAGGGCCAGCAGCGCGCCGTCCGGCAGCTCGACCTCGATCTCCTCGAACGGCTCCCCGCCGACCCCCAGCGGCATCCCCGGGGGGACGTCGAGCAGCAGCGCGTCCTCGCCGTCCTCGACCAGCACCGGCGGCAGATGCCCGGCGTTGGCGAACGTACAGCGCCGGCTGACCGGGTCGTAGACGGCGTAGACGCAGGTGGCGAGGTAGACCTCGGAGAGGTCGGCGGTACGGGCGGAGCGGTCCCTCTCGGCCGTGCCCTCGGCGTTCGCGGACCGGCCGCGGGCGGACCGGGGGTTGGACCGGCCGTCGCCGTCGCCGCCGAGCCCGCGGGCGATCTCGTCCAGCGCCGACAGCACCTCGGCCGGTTCCAGGTCCAGCAGCGCCAGGGTCCGTACGGCGGTGCGCAGTTCGCCCATGGCCACGGCGGCGCGCAGTCCGCGCCCCATGACGTCGCCGACGACCAGTGCCGTGCGGTGACCGGGAAGCTCGATGACATCGAACCAGTCGCCGCCGACCTCGGTGGCGGTGGTGCCGGGCAGATAGCGGCAGGCGATGTCCAGACCGGCCGCCTCCGGGTCGCCGGGCGGCAGCAGACTGCGCTGCAATATCAGCGCGCGCTCGTGCTCCCGGCGGTAGAGGCGGGCGTTGTCGATACAGACCGCGGCGCGCGCGGCCAGCTCGACGGCGAGCGCGGTGTCACGCTCACCGAACGGCTCGCTGCCCTTCGTACGGGAGAACTGCACCAGCCCGACGACGGTGTCCCTGGCGACCATCGGCACGGCGAGGGTGGAGTGCACCACGGCGCCCAGCTCCGGCCCGTCGTCGCTCTCCCGGCCCGGGATGATCTGTGCGTGGGCGGTCCGCAGGGCGCTCGCGCAGGGGGAGTTGAAGGGGTAGCGGTGGACGGCGCCGACCGCGACCGGGTCCGGCGTGCCGCCGAGGGCACCGGGGGCGGTGGCGAGCGGGGCGTCCGAGACGGCGCTGGCGAAGGCGACCCGGCGCAGCTCGGCGCTGCCGTCGCTGGTGCCGGGCGGGGCCTCGTCCCCGGACAGCAGGCCCTGGTAGAGGTCCACCGAGGCCAGATCGCAGAACTGCGGGACGGCGACGTCCAGCAGGGTGCGGGCGGTGGTCTCCAGATCGAGGGAGTTGCCTATCCGGGCGCCGGCCTCGTTGAGCAGGGCGAGGTTACGGCGGGCGTTGGCGGCCTCCCGCTCGGCCCGGCGCCGGCCGGTCACATCGGCGGCGAGCGCCGCGACCCCTATGGGGCGGCCGCTGGCCCCGTGCAGCCGGTAGAGCGACACCGACCAGCGGCGGCGGTCCTCGTCCTCGGACGGCAGACCGACCAGCTGCATCTCGGCGACCGGCTCGCCGGTGTCCAGGACGCGGCGCAGCGCGGCGGTCATCCGCTCGGCCTCGGACCGCGGCAGGAAGTCATGCGGACCGCAGCCGCGGTACTTGCTCGCCGGACCGCCGAAGACCGAGGCGAACCGCTCGTTGACCCGCAGCAGCCTCAGGTCCGTGCCGAACAGCGTGAAGCCCATGGGAGATTGACCGAAAACAGCCTGCGAGGCGGCGAGGTCGGTTTCGATACCGCGCAGCGCCCGGACATCGACGACCAGACAGACCGCGGCCCGCTCCCCGTCCTCGTTGCGCGACGGCATCACATAGATCTCGGCGAGCCCGTCGGCCTCGCCGGTGGTCTCCCTGCGGTAGGGCACCAGGCCGGTCCACTCCCGGCCGTCGAGGATCTCGGACACCTTGCGGTGCCCGGTCTCCCGCAACTCCCGGGGGACGAACGCCGCTATCGGGTCCTTGCCCAGCGCATATCGGGCGGGGATGCCGAGCATCTGCTCCGCCCGCTCGCTCCACTGCTCGATCCGCCCGTCGGGACCGAGCGAGAACGAGGCCACCCGGATGTAGTCGTAGATCGATCCGGGCCGGCTGCTCTGCCATACGGGCGGACCCTGCAGTTCGCGCACGGGCGGACGGCCACCTGGGTCGCCGGGGGTGTCCGCACCGCCCTGACCCTCGGCCTGCGCGGGTTCTGCCCCGCCAGATGACATCTT contains these protein-coding regions:
- a CDS encoding succinate dehydrogenase/fumarate reductase iron-sulfur subunit, whose product is MSQAQTEQQSGTYQAHFRVWRGDADAGDLADFTVEVHEGEVVLDIIHRLQATQAPDLAVRWNCKAGKCGSCSAEINGRPRLMCMTRMSVFDRTETITVTPMRAFPVVRDLVTDVSFNYTKAREIPSFMPPPELAPGEYRMQQEDVGRSQEFRKCIECFLCQDTCHVVRDHEENKTAFAGPRFLMRIAELDMHPLDAAPESGVDRKATAQDEHGLGYCNITKCCTEVCPEHIKITDNALIPLKERAADRKYDPLVWLGNKIRRRSE
- a CDS encoding ABC transporter family substrate-binding protein: MTDHDHPAGRRAVCRRRRCAALIAAGVLLPLPALTGCSDDAREASVAASQDIAPAPRGELKDGGTLRWAVDAMPGTLNAFQSDADATTARIAGAVLPSMFTIDASGRPQRNADFLDAADVSTRDPKQVVTYKINPKARWSDGRAVTAADFIAQWTALRGKNNAYWTARNAGYDRIGKVEQGANAHEVKVTFARPYADWRSLFTPLYPQSVMGSADAFNDGAREQLKVGAGPFLVQKRDVKEGRVVLVRNPEWWGDTAKLQRIVLQSLPGDKRAAALAEGSVDVAAVDQVAAKRVASARRPAGPGSPGADGHAGPQGGARTGARTDAKAAAAESSALRGYTIRKALEPAYTQLALNGSSGPLADDRVRRAVARALDRQALADTVLKPLDLPSKPLGSHLLMAGQYGYADHSDALGEQDAGAAKELLADAGWKSDGTDRQQAGQKAGAPAPGGYPDGNERPDDRYAGDRYGDESAEDDRSGGGSDDRNPARADGVRAAAPGRGDRPTAAEAPLSFTGAVGSEVQQSALLRQSASFYKQAAASEKSAADGDTESAAYAKYKRYKKRAAEALGAAELIETGQGRQLPGSGGHPGARHAAVERAADAAAAPQPAGDRASRVAAVKKNGKPLTLRFVLPDGAGSEQLRTVGRRIASMLGKIGVQTSLQRVSDASYFQDHIASGDYDLALYSWPGTAYPATDARPIYAKPQPAPDGSLTVEQNYTRVGTDHIDQLFDQAASELDEGASHTLVAQADARIWAAAGSIPLYQRPELVATKKSLANVGAFGFATPRFQDIGYQK
- a CDS encoding fumarate reductase/succinate dehydrogenase flavoprotein subunit, translating into MAHVDRQAWDVVVVGAGGAGLRAAIEAREAGMRTAVICKSLFGKAHTVMAEGGIAASMGNANEHDNWQVHFRDTMRGGKFLNQWRMAELHAREAPDRVWELETWGALFDRTADGRISQRNFGGHEYPRLAHVGDRTGLELIRTLQQKIVSLQQEDEKEFGAHDARLKVFQECTVTRVLKTDGRVSGAFCYERESGRFFVLEAPAVVLATGGIGKSFKVTSNSWEYTGDGHALALLAGAPLINMEFVQFHPTGMVWPPSVKGILVTESVRGDGGVLRNSDGKRFMFDYIPDVFKEKYAQTEDEGDRWYEDPDRNRRPPELLPRDEVARAINAEVKAGRGSPHGGVYLDVSTRMPAEVIKRRLPSMHHQFKELADVDITAEPMEVGPTCHYVMGGVDVDPDTAAATGVPGLFAAGEVAGGMHGSNRLGGNSLSDLLVFGRRAGLHAAEYAASLTDRPVPDPLQIDTAEAEALRPFSAEDTADGADGGRVPAENPYSLHQELQQAMNDLVGIIRKEGEMFEALKRLADLRVRARRAGVEGHRQYNPGWHLSLDLRNMLLVSECVARAALEREESRGGHTRDDHPAMDRHWRQINLVCELADPQGDSRAADPALGQIRLSRRENPPIRRDLLELFEKDELAKYLTDEELSR
- a CDS encoding SpoIIE family protein phosphatase, coding for MSSGGAEPAQAEGQGGADTPGDPGGRPPVRELQGPPVWQSSRPGSIYDYIRVASFSLGPDGRIEQWSERAEQMLGIPARYALGKDPIAAFVPRELRETGHRKVSEILDGREWTGLVPYRRETTGEADGLAEIYVMPSRNEDGERAAVCLVVDVRALRGIETDLAASQAVFGQSPMGFTLFGTDLRLLRVNERFASVFGGPASKYRGCGPHDFLPRSEAERMTAALRRVLDTGEPVAEMQLVGLPSEDEDRRRWSVSLYRLHGASGRPIGVAALAADVTGRRRAEREAANARRNLALLNEAGARIGNSLDLETTARTLLDVAVPQFCDLASVDLYQGLLSGDEAPPGTSDGSAELRRVAFASAVSDAPLATAPGALGGTPDPVAVGAVHRYPFNSPCASALRTAHAQIIPGRESDDGPELGAVVHSTLAVPMVARDTVVGLVQFSRTKGSEPFGERDTALAVELAARAAVCIDNARLYRREHERALILQRSLLPPGDPEAAGLDIACRYLPGTTATEVGGDWFDVIELPGHRTALVVGDVMGRGLRAAVAMGELRTAVRTLALLDLEPAEVLSALDEIARGLGGDGDGRSNPRSARGRSANAEGTAERDRSARTADLSEVYLATCVYAVYDPVSRRCTFANAGHLPPVLVEDGEDALLLDVPPGMPLGVGGEPFEEIEVELPDGALLALYTDGLVESRHHPLDEGLRAFRTALSGADRPLEDACDHVLNALDTSHGEDDIALLMARVQGLPKDAVGDWNLAPEARSVARARELARDQLTDWGLQDLVDTTELLVSELVTNALRHGHGEIRLRLLLDRSLVCEVWDADLAQPRRRRARDTDEGGRGLQLVGLLSEGWGSRRTPRGKTVWFELALPDGESAPVDPAEALLSLF